DNA from Leptolyngbya iicbica LK:
TGGCGAGCATAGTTCAAATTCTGCTGATATTCCTGAATTTTTTGCTGGGCCTTGGGAGCATTCACATCGTCACCGGGCACTTTTTTTAAGGCTTCGATCGCCTGCACCCACAAATTCGCCACTGTCTGCCACTCGGCTCGAGTCTGTGCCGTTTGGGTCTGCTCCGCCGCCTGCTGAGCGAATGTCATCGCTTTTTGGAAAGCCGGATCCGGGGTGCTGGTTGGGGTATCCAGTGGCGCATCCGAGGGCGATGGAGCGCTATTGACCGATGCTGGAGGCGATGATGGCGCAGAATCTGTCGGTTCAGGTGCAGAGGGAAGTGGAGAGTCCGATGGTGAACCTGGCCACGGAATAGACAACTGGGGTTGGGTGAGCCAAGTGGGAAAGCGCCATTCCCCCTCAACATAGGTGTAGCCGCCCCAGAGGGTGCCCAACGCCACGATCGCCCCCGTAATTGCCCCCGCAATCTTGAACGGACAATAGGGGCGATCGCCCACAATTTTTCCCGTTTCGCCATTAATCATGACTTGATACGGCTTGTTCTTAAAGCGATAGGTGGCCATCCACACGGGCAGCAAAATATGCTTAAACGTCTCCTCTGTATAGGACGTGTCCTTAGAGTGGATACGTTGCTCATCACCGCCAATATCCGACCGAATATCGGAGTCAATGTAGGAACCCATAACGCCCTTGGCCTTCGTAAAGCCATTGGGCAGGCTCACCTGATAGCGCTGCGCCCGAAAGCCTTGCAGAAAAGACGGGTCATAAGGGACCAGATTTTTTAAGGTCCAGGGGCCGATTTTTTGGAGGCGATCGATATCCACCGTCTTGACCGCTGGCACCAGAATGTCATCAAAAAAGCGACTCACCTGCCCCGACGCAGAACTCCATCGGGTCCGGCGTTCTTCATAGGTTTCCGTCACCCACTCCCCATCGGAGTTCTTGACCCGGCGAGTTTTGGTGACGTAGTAGTAAGTGCCCCGTTCCCCCGTGTAACGGGTGCGAGTCTGACAGTCAAAAGTCCAAAACGGTAGATAGATCCCTTTGAGACTTTCGTGCTGCGCCAGTTGCTTCAAGCTGGAAGGCGCAAACCAGCGCGTACTCAGCCATTGACTCAGCCGCTGACGACCCGCTTTTCGCCCAATTTTGAAGGGCAAAACACCGCCGGGAGTAATGACCGGATTCGCGGTCTGGGCCTGAGCCGTAATGTGCGTGCCGCAAAAGGGACAGTCTCCCGCCACGTCGGGCGGCTCAAAGCTGATTTGGGCATGGCAGCCGTGACATTCCACCTCTAGGGCCTGGGCCGACAGCGGCGCAGTTTGGGCTTGATTGCTCCGCTGCTGCCATTCATCCAGAGACTGCTCTTCCACGGTTTTTGGCGAGCCCATAACCGTTTTGGCGCTGTTGCAATAGGGGCAGAGCAGCTTACCCAACGTCGGGTTAAAGACGAGATCAGCACCACACCCCGAACACAGACACGCCTGGTTGGAGCGGG
Protein-coding regions in this window:
- a CDS encoding primosomal protein N' (replication factor Y) - superfamily II helicase; protein product: MTTSSTSTRSNQACLCSGCGADLVFNPTLGKLLCPYCNSAKTVMGSPKTVEEQSLDEWQQRSNQAQTAPLSAQALEVECHGCHAQISFEPPDVAGDCPFCGTHITAQAQTANPVITPGGVLPFKIGRKAGRQRLSQWLSTRWFAPSSLKQLAQHESLKGIYLPFWTFDCQTRTRYTGERGTYYYVTKTRRVKNSDGEWVTETYEERRTRWSSASGQVSRFFDDILVPAVKTVDIDRLQKIGPWTLKNLVPYDPSFLQGFRAQRYQVSLPNGFTKAKGVMGSYIDSDIRSDIGGDEQRIHSKDTSYTEETFKHILLPVWMATYRFKNKPYQVMINGETGKIVGDRPYCPFKIAGAITGAIVALGTLWGGYTYVEGEWRFPTWLTQPQLSIPWPGSPSDSPLPSAPEPTDSAPSSPPASVNSAPSPSDAPLDTPTSTPDPAFQKAMTFAQQAAEQTQTAQTRAEWQTVANLWVQAIEALKKVPGDDVNAPKAQQKIQEYQQNLNYARQRFEMAP